DNA from Deltaproteobacteria bacterium:
CCTCGCGCTACTTCAACACGAAATCAACGCGATTCACACAAAGGCAAAATTAACGGACGTACCCAAGAAATTAGTCGGCTTATTGGGCGTTCTCTTAGGGCTACTGCAAACATGGCATTGCTGGGTGAGCGTAGTATTATGGTTGATTGTGATGTGATTCAGGCTGATGGTGGTACACGTACTGCTTCAATAACTGGTGGTTATGTTGCTTTAGCGTTAGCAATTAAACATCTAATCGAAAGTAACAAACTAAAACCAGAAGCAATGCCAGCACCAGTTACAGCAATATCTGTTGGTATTATAAACAATGAGCCATATCTCGATCTTGATTACGAATTAGACTCTCGCGCTGAAGTAGATATGAATGTAGTCATGACCGGTGCTGGTGAATTTGTTGAAGTACAAGGTACTGGTGAAGGGCATACATTTAAACGTGAATCTTTGGATATTTTGCTTGATCTTGCTTTAGGTGCACTACCAACATTAATAGATATTCAACAAAGAGCGATTGCCACACCACTCAGCGAAAAACCTTTAGTAATTAACGCAAAATAAAAAAGCTATTGTGTATAAAGTGAATAATAAACGTTTACATCTAGCCACCAAAAATCAACACAAATTGCAAGAGTTTCGTGAAATTCTCAAGCCGCTGGGTTATGTAGTAATCGGTTTAGATAATATTGCAGGCTATAATGTTGTAGAAGATGGCGATACTTTTGCTGCCAATGCTATAAAAAAAGCGCAAGTATTATCAGATATCACTAAAGAGCCAGCTATCGCTGATGATTCAGGTTTGGTCGTTGATGCTCTTGATGGTGCTCCCGGGGTTAATT
Protein-coding regions in this window:
- the rph gene encoding ribonuclease PH — protein: MPKRQYNQLRALSITPHYLAHPEGSALIECGDTKVICTASIEETVPKWMSGKGRGWITAEYDMLPRATSTRNQRDSHKGKINGRTQEISRLIGRSLRATANMALLGERSIMVDCDVIQADGGTRTASITGGYVALALAIKHLIESNKLKPEAMPAPVTAISVGIINNEPYLDLDYELDSRAEVDMNVVMTGAGEFVEVQGTGEGHTFKRESLDILLDLALGALPTLIDIQQRAIATPLSEKPLVINAK